AGACGCCGACGACATCATCATCCGACGTGATCCGGCCGGCGGCACAGCGGAGCACCGAATCGTGGTGAGGGAACCCGGCGACCTGTTCATTGGAGCGGTGCCCGTGCGGCGCGTCAGCGTTCGGGGCCTGAATGCTCGGCACCATTCACCTTCATCGGACGCGCCGAAGGCTCCGAAGCAGCGCGCGTGCGCTTGCCGCTGGATCGAACGCGGTGATAGCCTCGCCGCCCTTCAGCAACTGCGGGCGATCCCCCGACTCCTGGATGGCGGCATAGCCAAGTGGTAAGGCGAGGGTCTGCAAAACCCTTATCCCCCGGTTCGAATCCGGGTGCCGCCTCCAATTCCCCCGTCCGCGGCCGCCGGCGACTGCGGCGCGCTCATTGGCCGGTGCCGGCGGCAAATCACGCCGCGGGAGTGGCTCGCGAGCGCATGAGCGGCAGGGCCCGCGCCAGCCACCAGGTCCAGACCGCGCACCACAGCGCGCCGCTCGCCCCGAGCCACAGGTTGGCGCGCGCCGGGCTCGCTTCGGCCGCCAGCCGCGCCGCCAGCGCGAGAAGCATGGTCGCCAGCATCGTGGGCGTGAACAGCACGCTCTCCACGCTCAACGCCTGGCGGCTGTGCGACACCACCACGCGGGTCGCCACGCCCAGAGTCAGCAACGCGAATCCGCCGAGAAAGGTGAGATGGAGGAGCGCCGTGTCGTGCGCCGGCCACAGCGCCGCGCCGATCAGCCCCAGCACGATCGACCAGCCCGCGCCCCACAGCGCCCACGCGGCGGCTCGGTTGCGCCCCGGCATCCGCCACGGCCGCCAGACCAGCAGCACGATTGCGGCGCCCACGATCGCGCGCAGCACCGCGCCGGCACGCGCGAGCTTCGCCGCCTCGAGCACGAACGACGTTGCGAGCAGCACGATCGCCGCGAGGTAGAGCGCGCGCCGTCCGCGCCGCTCGTGCGGCGCCGCGATACCGCGAATCGTCAACGGATCGCGAAACTGAGCGAAGGTCGGCACCAGCAGTCCACCCAGCCCGATCACCAGCGACAGCACCATGCCGAGCGAGGTGAGACGTTCGGCGAAGCGCGGCGGCAGATCGAGCGGCGCGTCCAGCGCGAGCGCCAGCCGCAGTGCGGCTCCGATCATTCCCGCGAGCAGGCCGAACGCCACGAACCGGTACTCCTCGGGCGGCGCCTGGGCGCCCGGCTTGATCCGGCTCGCGAGCGCCACCGCGGCCACCAGCAGCGCCGCCAGCGAGGCGGCTTCGGCGATCGCCGTCCAGCCGGCCAGCGCCGCGCCGATCGCAACCAGCATCGCGCCGGTCGCGAGCCCCAGCTCGATCGGGCGGCACTTCGGGCCATGCGTGAACGCCGGCATCGAGGTGAGCAGGAAGCCGAGCACGAACGCGGTCTCGAACCCCGGCATCATTAGCGAGCGATGCAAGGGTCCGGGCCAACCGAAGAGGCCCAGCGCCTGGAGCGGCCAAACTCCGGCGCCGATCAGGCCGCACGCCGCGCCGATCGGGAACAGGATCCGATAGGGTTCGATCGCGATCGACCTACAGCTTGATGGCGCGCGACATCAGATAGCTCTGCCGGACGGTGTTGTCCTCGAAGTAGATCGCGGCGAGCGCGTCGTACTCCTGGCGGAACTCCCGCAGCTTCGCCGGATCGGTGCCCGAGAGCGTTTCCACCAGCTTGATCACCGGGCCCGCCGTCTGCTCGGTGACCCAGCGATTGTGCTGCGGACTCAGTGTCGGCGCCATCAGCACGTCGCGATCGAAGGTCAGGTCCTTGACCGCGGAGCCGAGCCGCTCGCGCACGATGTTGGGATCGCCCCACTGGACCGGCGGCGACACGCCGGGCGGCGGCGGGGGAAGATAGCGTGCGACCAGTACGAACATGCGACCGATGTAGTGATCCGGTGGCCAGGTCGAGAAGGCGATGGTGCCGCCCGGCTTCAGGACGCGCAGCATCTCGCCGATCGCCACGTCGGGACGCGGCGCGAACATGTGGCCGTACTGGCTCAGCACCACGTCGAAGCGTTGGTTCTCGAACGGCAGCTTCTCGACGTCCGCTTCGTGCCAGTCGACTTCGAGACCGGTGATCTTCGAGTTCTCGCGCGCCTGAGCCAGCAGCTCGGGCGTGAGATCCGCGCCGGTCACTCTCGCGCCCACACGCGCCGCGGTCAGAGCCACTACGCCGGTGCCGCACGCGACGTCGAGCACGCGCTGGCCCTCTTTGACGCCCGCGAAGCGCACCAGTCGCGCCGCCGGGGGGGTGGTGAACGTGGCGAGCGGCGCGAAGTGCACCCATGACTGCTTCTGCATCGCCTTGAACTTCTCGATCGGATCCGCGCTCATCGTGATGTTGGTCTGGGTGTCCATGCTGGGGCCTCCGCAGTGGGAACAGGGAACCAGGAGCCTAAGCAGGGGAAGCTCCGTTGTCACCTGCTACGTTCGGAGGGCGCGGGAGTGACCGCCGCGCGGCTCAGGCCACCTTGCGCGTCGCGACCTTCACCACCTCGGACCTCGAGATGCCGCGCTGCTTCATCCACGCCATCTGCTCGGCGTAGGCGGCGACGAATTCGGGGCCGACCGTGGTGGTGGTGCAAGACTTGAGGCCCGCGGAGCTTCGCTCGCGGCGCGCGCGCTCGAGAAGAGTGGCCGGGGAGGCGCCCGGGCAGTTGAAGACCCGCATGTCCTCGCGCCGCTTGAGGCCCGTCGCCGGAGCGGTGGTGTGGGTGCACGAGCCTCCGTCCGTGTACCTCGAGAAGACGTCGAAGAACACGCCCACCACTGGATGGTCGTAGATCGCCACCCCTATGGATTCCGAGCGGTTGGCGAGAAGCTGCAGCGAGAGCCCGGGCATCTCGGGGATCATGAACAGCCCCGCGCTCTCGAATCCGGCGCGTCGGAACTCGGCCGCGACAGCTTCGACCCGCGCGGCGTTGCGAAGCTTCGAGGGATCGGTGGGGGTCAGCTGGATGTTGTCGGGCTGCTTGGAGAGCGCGGCTTTGCCAATGGACTTGCCGAACAGCGCGGCAATCACGACGCGCGACAGCGGCGTGAGGAACAACACCGCGAGCACGAGCAGAACGATGAGTCGAATGGTCATGGCGGCCTCCAGAATCGAGTGACTGGTACCGGGAGGTTATCGGCGGCCGAACGCCGCGGATTGATCCGAAGGGCGGCCGGCCAGGGGCCGTTTGGAGACGCCCCACGCCGGCGTGCTCGCGCGGCGTTTCCCAGCGGAGCTTAGGGCCCGATGAGGGCCGTCAGCACCGGATAGGTGATCGACGGATTCCCGCCGGCCTGCCGGGGATCCACCACGTCGTGGTTGAGCTTCAGCTCCTTCGGAAACTGAAAGGCCACCAGGTCGCGGACGCCATGGCGGCGCCACTCCGAGACCAGCGTGGTGCAGAGGCCGTTGTCGATCGCCATGTCGCTCCCGACCGTGATCACCGCCAGCGACCGGCAGAGCGGCGGGTGTCGTTCGGCGTCCTCGAGCGTCGTCCAGCCCATCGTCAGCATGGCCGAGATCGAGTGCGTGGCGAATCGCGGGTAGACGTAGGTGGGGCCCGCCAGCTTCTCCTTCCGGGCCGGATCCCACCACATGAAGCTGTTCGGGAACGCGCCCATCAGCCGGGCCACGACCGGGGAGCGCCGGCCGCGTGCCACCGACAGCCCGATCATCGGGGCGATCATCACGGCGCGATCGACACCCGGCCGGTGCTGCGCCACCCAGGCCGCGATCGAGCCGCCGATCGAGAGTCCGGCCACCGTCACGCTGTCGCCGAGGCCGCTGGCGGCGTCCATGACGCGATCGGTGAACGCGCGCATTTCGGGTGCGGACATGTGGGCGAGGTCGCCGGTCATGCGATTGGCGAGCCCGTGGTGCGGCAGGCGCGGGATCAGCACGTTGGCCCCGCGCGCGAACGACAGGCGTCCCAGCGAGTCGAACTGCTCGGGACAATTGGTGAGGCCATGGAACATCACGATCACGCGATGCGTCTTCGCGCCGTGCGTCATCAGGCGCGTGCCGCATTCGCTCGAAATGCCCTGTGCCTCGGCGGCCCGCAGCGAATCCACCAGCCGCACGGCGTCGTCGTAGCCGGCCACCGGATGCGGGTCGCAGGCCAGCCCGGTACGGGGAAGTGGTCGCGAAAGCCACACGGCGATCGCGACCACCATCAGAAACACCGAGAGCGGAATCCAGCGCATCGGCTCCGACTATAGCCGCTCCGAGGCCCCGCGCTTCCGCAGCACGTGCATCACCGGCTCGCTGGCCTCGAACCGGTCGGTGATCGCGGGCGGGTCGAGGCCGGCATCGAGGAGCGCCTCGACCACGCCGGCGTAGTCGCCTTCCTGGCGATGCCAGCTGTGGAGCGAGCCGTGAATCGCCCAGCCCAGCGGGGTCGCATCGTTGTTCCAGTCGCGAAGCGCGATCGGCGACCGGTGCTCGAGCAGCGTGCGAACCATCCCCGCGTTGCCGTGCCAGGCCGCCCAGTGGAGCGCCGTACCCCCCATCTGGCCACGCGCGTCGGTCGGCCAGCCGGCCTCCAGCATCAGGCGGACCGCACGGGCGTTGTTGTTCTGAGCCGCGTTCACCAGCTTGACCCGGTCGTCATCGGAGAGATTTCGCGCCAGCTCGGGACGTTCACGCATCAGCCGCCGGAACAGCGCCTCGTCGCCCAGCACGCACGCCAGCGAGAGCTTGAGCTCGTCGGGACTGCGCTCCAGCAGCAGCGCGAGGACGTCGTCGTGCCGGTATTCCTGCGCGACCAAATGCGCGGTCTTGTGCAGGCCCAGCTTCCAAATGTAGATGGTGCCGCCGGCCCGCGGGTCAC
The Candidatus Sulfotelmatobacter sp. DNA segment above includes these coding regions:
- a CDS encoding class I SAM-dependent methyltransferase; the protein is MDTQTNITMSADPIEKFKAMQKQSWVHFAPLATFTTPPAARLVRFAGVKEGQRVLDVACGTGVVALTAARVGARVTGADLTPELLAQARENSKITGLEVDWHEADVEKLPFENQRFDVVLSQYGHMFAPRPDVAIGEMLRVLKPGGTIAFSTWPPDHYIGRMFVLVARYLPPPPPGVSPPVQWGDPNIVRERLGSAVKDLTFDRDVLMAPTLSPQHNRWVTEQTAGPVIKLVETLSGTDPAKLREFRQEYDALAAIYFEDNTVRQSYLMSRAIKL
- a CDS encoding alpha/beta fold hydrolase encodes the protein MRWIPLSVFLMVVAIAVWLSRPLPRTGLACDPHPVAGYDDAVRLVDSLRAAEAQGISSECGTRLMTHGAKTHRVIVMFHGLTNCPEQFDSLGRLSFARGANVLIPRLPHHGLANRMTGDLAHMSAPEMRAFTDRVMDAASGLGDSVTVAGLSIGGSIAAWVAQHRPGVDRAVMIAPMIGLSVARGRRSPVVARLMGAFPNSFMWWDPARKEKLAGPTYVYPRFATHSISAMLTMGWTTLEDAERHPPLCRSLAVITVGSDMAIDNGLCTTLVSEWRRHGVRDLVAFQFPKELKLNHDVVDPRQAGGNPSITYPVLTALIGP
- a CDS encoding NnrS family protein, with protein sequence MAIEPYRILFPIGAACGLIGAGVWPLQALGLFGWPGPLHRSLMMPGFETAFVLGFLLTSMPAFTHGPKCRPIELGLATGAMLVAIGAALAGWTAIAEAASLAALLVAAVALASRIKPGAQAPPEEYRFVAFGLLAGMIGAALRLALALDAPLDLPPRFAERLTSLGMVLSLVIGLGGLLVPTFAQFRDPLTIRGIAAPHERRGRRALYLAAIVLLATSFVLEAAKLARAGAVLRAIVGAAIVLLVWRPWRMPGRNRAAAWALWGAGWSIVLGLIGAALWPAHDTALLHLTFLGGFALLTLGVATRVVVSHSRQALSVESVLFTPTMLATMLLALAARLAAEASPARANLWLGASGALWCAVWTWWLARALPLMRSRATPAA